A part of Gossypium hirsutum isolate 1008001.06 chromosome A07, Gossypium_hirsutum_v2.1, whole genome shotgun sequence genomic DNA contains:
- the LOC107946408 gene encoding aarF domain-containing protein kinase 1 isoform X3, with amino-acid sequence MVSKFPAKATAAFCLITAGCFSSQANFHPFSDSSVCEGILRSSRAICSVAITVADYKYSLYGLPNDCDEYRRLLSEVHLRSAKRLLKLCEINKGFYVKAGQFVSSLRQIPKEYSLTLSSLQDQVVPYDFKVIKEVLVSNLGQDPSELFTWFNEQPIAAASIAQVHHAMLKDHQEVAIKFFPEFRFLWLVSEFTEAISLELDFVQEARNFETMSNNFRNNKFVRIPRIFWDLTTNQVLTMQFCHGQKVDDVVFLKGMKINPEKVAKKLLEVFAEMIFIHGFLHGDPHPGNILVSIEGQGGFSLVLLDHGICKKLDEEFRLEYCQLWKALILLDSRKIQHLAERFGVGKYYRYLPIIFSGRTIDSKSGIGKGMLVEEQKKMKQHLKALEMEDISSFMESLPSNFLIILRTDELLRSTVSKLGASKWVRLLTYGKYASLGLSLKSNPCSDLTSLALYTRLIGNIEYILLRLTIGVTNLVLWMEKLKRCLNKFYGKMSAAGKGMSTMFFNIYFKM; translated from the exons ATGGTATCTAAGTTTCCGGCGAAAGCCACGGCTGCTTTTTGCCTAATCACTGCGGGCTGCTTCTCATCTCAAGCCAATTTTCACCCCTTCTCCGACTCTTCCGTTTGCGAAGGCATTCTTCGCTCTTCTCGTGCAATCTGCTCT GTTGCTATCACCGTTGCTGACTACAAGTATTCTTTATATGGGCTTCCGAACGACTGCGATGAGTATCGTCGTCTATTATCTGAG GTTCATTTGCGCTCAGCTAAAAGATTGCTGAAATTATGTGAAATAAACAAAGGTTTTTATGTGAAAGCTGGCCAGTTTGTTTCTTCCCTTCGTCAGATTCCTAAAGAATACTCTTTGACCCTTTCCTCGTTGCAGGATCAA GTGGTTCCTTATGATTTTAAGGTCATAAAAGAAGTATTAGTCAGCAATCTTGGCCAGGATCCGTCAGAGCT ATTTACTTGGTTTAATGAGCAGCCAATCGCTGCTGCATCCATTGCGCAAGTGCATCATGCAATGTTGAAAGACCATCAAGAAGTAGCTATTAAG TTTTTTCCGGAATTTAGGTTTCTGTGGTTGGTCTCAGAATTCACCGAGGCAATTTCTTTGGAGCTTG ATTTTGTTCAAGAGGCAAGAAACTTTGAGACAATGTCTAACAACTTTCGAAACAACAAATTTGTTCGAATACCTCGTATATTTTGG GATTTGACGACAAATCAAGTTCTCACAATGCAGTTTTGCCATGGTCAGAAG GTTGATGATGTTGTATTTCTGAAGGGAATGAAAATAAATCCTGAGAAG GTTGCAAAAAAGTTGTTGGAAGTGTTTGCTGAAATGATATTCATTCACGGTTTCTTGCATGGAGATCCACACCCTGGTAATATATTGGTGTCTATAGAAGGTCAGGGTGGGTTTTCTTTGG TTCTTTTGGACCATGGAATCTGCAAAAAATTGGATGAAGAGTTTAGGCTTGAATATTGTCAGCTTTGGAAGGCTTTGATTCTTTTAGACTCAAGAAAGATACAGCATTTAGCTGAACGGTTTGGTGTTGGGAAGTACTACAGATACTTGCCGATCATTTTCTCTGGAAGGACTATAGATAG TAAATCTGGCATTGGGAAGGGAATGTTGGTTGAAGAGCAAAAGAAGATGAAACAACATTTGAAGGCTCTAGAGATGGAGGACATATCTTCGTTTATGGAATCTCTTCCTTCCAACTTTCTCATAATATTGCGGACAGA TGAATTACTGAGATCTACAGTAAGCAAGCTTGGTGCTTCAAAATGGGTGAGGTTGCTAACCTATGGAAAATATGCCTCACTTGGTCTCTCTCTGAAGTCGAATCCATGCTCTG ATTTGACATCATTGGCCCTATATACCAGATTGATAGGAAATATAGAATACATTCTTCTAAGGCTTACTATAG GGGTAACGAATCTGGTTTTGTGGATGGAGAAGCTGAAGCGATGTCTGAATAAGTTTTATGGAAAGATGAGTGCTGCTGGAAAAGGTATGTCGACAATGTTCTTCAACATCTACTTCAAAATGTag
- the LOC107946408 gene encoding aarF domain-containing protein kinase 1 isoform X1, with protein MVSKFPAKATAAFCLITAGCFSSQANFHPFSDSSVCEGILRSSRAICSVAITVADYKYSLYGLPNDCDEYRRLLSEVHLRSAKRLLKLCEINKGFYVKAGQFVSSLRQIPKEYSLTLSSLQDQVVPYDFKVIKEVLVSNLGQDPSELFTWFNEQPIAAASIAQVHHAMLKDHQEVAIKVQYPGIEKKMKLDTRIMYSLAEFVAWFFPEFRFLWLVSEFTEAISLELDFVQEARNFETMSNNFRNNKFVRIPRIFWDLTTNQVLTMQFCHGQKVDDVVFLKGMKINPEKVAKKLLEVFAEMIFIHGFLHGDPHPGNILVSIEGQGGFSLVLLDHGICKKLDEEFRLEYCQLWKALILLDSRKIQHLAERFGVGKYYRYLPIIFSGRTIDSKSGIGKGMLVEEQKKMKQHLKALEMEDISSFMESLPSNFLIILRTDELLRSTVSKLGASKWVRLLTYGKYASLGLSLKSNPCSDLTSLALYTRLIGNIEYILLRLTIGVTNLVLWMEKLKRCLNKFYGKMSAAGKGMSTMFFNIYFKM; from the exons ATGGTATCTAAGTTTCCGGCGAAAGCCACGGCTGCTTTTTGCCTAATCACTGCGGGCTGCTTCTCATCTCAAGCCAATTTTCACCCCTTCTCCGACTCTTCCGTTTGCGAAGGCATTCTTCGCTCTTCTCGTGCAATCTGCTCT GTTGCTATCACCGTTGCTGACTACAAGTATTCTTTATATGGGCTTCCGAACGACTGCGATGAGTATCGTCGTCTATTATCTGAG GTTCATTTGCGCTCAGCTAAAAGATTGCTGAAATTATGTGAAATAAACAAAGGTTTTTATGTGAAAGCTGGCCAGTTTGTTTCTTCCCTTCGTCAGATTCCTAAAGAATACTCTTTGACCCTTTCCTCGTTGCAGGATCAA GTGGTTCCTTATGATTTTAAGGTCATAAAAGAAGTATTAGTCAGCAATCTTGGCCAGGATCCGTCAGAGCT ATTTACTTGGTTTAATGAGCAGCCAATCGCTGCTGCATCCATTGCGCAAGTGCATCATGCAATGTTGAAAGACCATCAAGAAGTAGCTATTAAG GTGCAATACCCTGGAATAGAGAAGAAAATGAAGTTAGACACAAGAATTATGTATTCCCTTGCTGAATTTGTTGCATGG TTTTTTCCGGAATTTAGGTTTCTGTGGTTGGTCTCAGAATTCACCGAGGCAATTTCTTTGGAGCTTG ATTTTGTTCAAGAGGCAAGAAACTTTGAGACAATGTCTAACAACTTTCGAAACAACAAATTTGTTCGAATACCTCGTATATTTTGG GATTTGACGACAAATCAAGTTCTCACAATGCAGTTTTGCCATGGTCAGAAG GTTGATGATGTTGTATTTCTGAAGGGAATGAAAATAAATCCTGAGAAG GTTGCAAAAAAGTTGTTGGAAGTGTTTGCTGAAATGATATTCATTCACGGTTTCTTGCATGGAGATCCACACCCTGGTAATATATTGGTGTCTATAGAAGGTCAGGGTGGGTTTTCTTTGG TTCTTTTGGACCATGGAATCTGCAAAAAATTGGATGAAGAGTTTAGGCTTGAATATTGTCAGCTTTGGAAGGCTTTGATTCTTTTAGACTCAAGAAAGATACAGCATTTAGCTGAACGGTTTGGTGTTGGGAAGTACTACAGATACTTGCCGATCATTTTCTCTGGAAGGACTATAGATAG TAAATCTGGCATTGGGAAGGGAATGTTGGTTGAAGAGCAAAAGAAGATGAAACAACATTTGAAGGCTCTAGAGATGGAGGACATATCTTCGTTTATGGAATCTCTTCCTTCCAACTTTCTCATAATATTGCGGACAGA TGAATTACTGAGATCTACAGTAAGCAAGCTTGGTGCTTCAAAATGGGTGAGGTTGCTAACCTATGGAAAATATGCCTCACTTGGTCTCTCTCTGAAGTCGAATCCATGCTCTG ATTTGACATCATTGGCCCTATATACCAGATTGATAGGAAATATAGAATACATTCTTCTAAGGCTTACTATAG GGGTAACGAATCTGGTTTTGTGGATGGAGAAGCTGAAGCGATGTCTGAATAAGTTTTATGGAAAGATGAGTGCTGCTGGAAAAGGTATGTCGACAATGTTCTTCAACATCTACTTCAAAATGTag
- the LOC107946408 gene encoding aarF domain-containing protein kinase 1 isoform X2, whose amino-acid sequence MVSKFPAKATAAFCLITAGCFSSQANFHPFSDSSVCEGILRSSRAICSVAITVADYKYSLYGLPNDCDEYRRLLSEVHLRSAKRLLKLCEINKGFYVKAGQFVSSLRQIPKEYSLTLSSLQDQVVPYDFKVIKEVLVSNLGQDPSELFTWFNEQPIAAASIAQVHHAMLKDHQEVAIKVQYPGIEKKMKLDTRIMYSLAEFVAWFFPEFRFLWLVSEFTEAISLELDFVQEARNFETMSNNFRNNKFVRIPRIFWDLTTNQVLTMQFCHGQKVDDVVFLKGMKINPEKVAKKLLEVFAEMIFIHGFLHGDPHPGNILVSIEGQGGFSLVLLDHGICKKLDEEFRLEYCQLWKALILLDSRKIQHLAERFGVGKYYRYLPIIFSGRTIDSKSGIGKGMLVEEQKKMKQHLKALEMEDISSFMESLPSNFLIILRTDELLRSTVSKLGASKWVRLLTYGKYASLGLSLKSNPCSDLTSLALYTRLIGNIEYILLRLTIGVTNLVLWMEKLKRCLNKFYGKMSAAGKEAICR is encoded by the exons ATGGTATCTAAGTTTCCGGCGAAAGCCACGGCTGCTTTTTGCCTAATCACTGCGGGCTGCTTCTCATCTCAAGCCAATTTTCACCCCTTCTCCGACTCTTCCGTTTGCGAAGGCATTCTTCGCTCTTCTCGTGCAATCTGCTCT GTTGCTATCACCGTTGCTGACTACAAGTATTCTTTATATGGGCTTCCGAACGACTGCGATGAGTATCGTCGTCTATTATCTGAG GTTCATTTGCGCTCAGCTAAAAGATTGCTGAAATTATGTGAAATAAACAAAGGTTTTTATGTGAAAGCTGGCCAGTTTGTTTCTTCCCTTCGTCAGATTCCTAAAGAATACTCTTTGACCCTTTCCTCGTTGCAGGATCAA GTGGTTCCTTATGATTTTAAGGTCATAAAAGAAGTATTAGTCAGCAATCTTGGCCAGGATCCGTCAGAGCT ATTTACTTGGTTTAATGAGCAGCCAATCGCTGCTGCATCCATTGCGCAAGTGCATCATGCAATGTTGAAAGACCATCAAGAAGTAGCTATTAAG GTGCAATACCCTGGAATAGAGAAGAAAATGAAGTTAGACACAAGAATTATGTATTCCCTTGCTGAATTTGTTGCATGG TTTTTTCCGGAATTTAGGTTTCTGTGGTTGGTCTCAGAATTCACCGAGGCAATTTCTTTGGAGCTTG ATTTTGTTCAAGAGGCAAGAAACTTTGAGACAATGTCTAACAACTTTCGAAACAACAAATTTGTTCGAATACCTCGTATATTTTGG GATTTGACGACAAATCAAGTTCTCACAATGCAGTTTTGCCATGGTCAGAAG GTTGATGATGTTGTATTTCTGAAGGGAATGAAAATAAATCCTGAGAAG GTTGCAAAAAAGTTGTTGGAAGTGTTTGCTGAAATGATATTCATTCACGGTTTCTTGCATGGAGATCCACACCCTGGTAATATATTGGTGTCTATAGAAGGTCAGGGTGGGTTTTCTTTGG TTCTTTTGGACCATGGAATCTGCAAAAAATTGGATGAAGAGTTTAGGCTTGAATATTGTCAGCTTTGGAAGGCTTTGATTCTTTTAGACTCAAGAAAGATACAGCATTTAGCTGAACGGTTTGGTGTTGGGAAGTACTACAGATACTTGCCGATCATTTTCTCTGGAAGGACTATAGATAG TAAATCTGGCATTGGGAAGGGAATGTTGGTTGAAGAGCAAAAGAAGATGAAACAACATTTGAAGGCTCTAGAGATGGAGGACATATCTTCGTTTATGGAATCTCTTCCTTCCAACTTTCTCATAATATTGCGGACAGA TGAATTACTGAGATCTACAGTAAGCAAGCTTGGTGCTTCAAAATGGGTGAGGTTGCTAACCTATGGAAAATATGCCTCACTTGGTCTCTCTCTGAAGTCGAATCCATGCTCTG ATTTGACATCATTGGCCCTATATACCAGATTGATAGGAAATATAGAATACATTCTTCTAAGGCTTACTATAG GGGTAACGAATCTGGTTTTGTGGATGGAGAAGCTGAAGCGATGTCTGAATAAGTTTTATGGAAAGATGAGTGCTGCTGGAAAAG AAGCCATATGTAGATAA